Proteins from a genomic interval of Meiothermus sp.:
- a CDS encoding FtsX-like permease family protein gives MTPKTTSAPALPRLAWRNIWRHRRRTWLLVLVVAYATITTILFWGVQDGFAQSVQVGNARFLSAPALITTPQYFEDPDPEQGLPSLDFLPRVEAQPGVKAAAPRLEFPALIRSAYTADAVRARGVDPLLEAKVSNLPGAIAQGRMLEQPGEVVLGQQLAERLDARLGERVVLDTSALAGPQALGLQVVGLVKSGIAPVDRGTVLVHIQDARVLTGLQTATGVALDVTRGQEARIAEALQPVLPENLRAYDLTQLLGGLSSAIGTKQSSTFLIGMIFSLFAALAVTSTVLVSVLERTREFGMMGAVGMTPPRLAAMVTLETVFATSLGWALGLVLGYALNYWMATQNVLGPVFASYGAAWEILGIGGEIYTAQSPLYALYAALTIALAALFSILIPARRVLALNPAEAMRTE, from the coding sequence ATGACACCCAAAACCACAAGCGCCCCTGCCCTACCCCGGCTGGCCTGGCGCAACATCTGGCGGCATCGGCGGCGTACCTGGCTGCTGGTGCTGGTGGTGGCCTATGCCACCATCACCACCATTCTGTTCTGGGGAGTACAAGACGGTTTTGCTCAGTCGGTGCAGGTGGGCAACGCCCGATTCCTGAGCGCACCGGCCCTCATCACCACTCCACAATATTTCGAAGACCCCGACCCCGAGCAGGGTCTGCCCAGCCTGGATTTTTTGCCCAGGGTGGAGGCCCAGCCCGGCGTAAAGGCCGCTGCGCCGCGCCTCGAGTTCCCCGCTTTGATTCGCTCGGCCTACACCGCCGATGCGGTGCGGGCTCGAGGGGTAGACCCCCTGCTCGAGGCCAAGGTTAGCAACCTACCCGGCGCCATTGCCCAGGGCCGCATGCTGGAGCAGCCTGGTGAGGTGGTGCTGGGACAGCAACTGGCCGAGCGCTTGGACGCGCGGCTGGGGGAGCGGGTGGTGCTGGACACCTCGGCGCTGGCCGGGCCACAGGCCCTGGGGTTGCAGGTGGTGGGGCTGGTGAAATCGGGCATTGCCCCGGTAGACCGGGGCACAGTACTGGTGCATATCCAGGACGCCCGGGTGCTCACCGGCCTGCAAACCGCCACCGGGGTAGCCCTGGACGTAACCCGGGGCCAGGAGGCCCGGATTGCCGAGGCTTTGCAACCGGTGCTGCCGGAGAACCTGCGGGCCTACGACCTGACCCAGTTGCTGGGCGGGCTCTCCTCGGCCATTGGCACCAAACAGAGCTCCACCTTTTTGATTGGGATGATTTTCTCGCTGTTTGCTGCCCTGGCCGTGACCAGCACCGTGCTGGTGAGCGTGCTCGAGCGCACCCGCGAGTTCGGCATGATGGGGGCCGTGGGCATGACCCCCCCGCGCCTGGCGGCCATGGTCACGCTCGAGACGGTGTTTGCCACCAGCCTGGGCTGGGCTTTGGGGCTGGTACTGGGCTATGCGCTCAATTACTGGATGGCCACCCAGAACGTGCTGGGGCCTGTTTTTGCCAGCTATGGGGCGGCCTGGGAGATTTTGGGCATCGGTGGTGAAATCTACACCGCCCAGAGCCCCCTGTATGCGCTCTATGCAGCCCTGACCATTGCCCTGGCCGCGCTTTTCTCGATTCTGATTCCGGCCCGGCGGGTGCTGGCCCTCAACCCCGCCGAGGCCATGCGAACGGAGTAA
- a CDS encoding GbsR/MarR family transcriptional regulator has protein sequence MSDVLHDFVEEFALAYEAAGLPRIAGRILGWLMVCDPPEQTAAQLVATLGVSKASISTMTRLLTQMHLIEKVPKRGARSDFYRVRPGIWTERVKNGLASLVTYKKLAEKGLQLMENAPPERSERLLEMHQIYSFFEEELKGMFERLEQRRKRRGKPKPKPRS, from the coding sequence GTGTCCGATGTCCTGCATGATTTTGTCGAGGAGTTCGCCCTGGCCTACGAAGCTGCGGGGCTCCCGCGGATAGCCGGGCGAATCCTGGGCTGGCTGATGGTCTGCGACCCCCCCGAACAGACCGCTGCTCAGCTGGTCGCCACCCTGGGCGTGAGCAAGGCCTCCATCAGCACCATGACCCGGCTACTCACCCAGATGCACCTGATCGAAAAAGTGCCCAAGCGCGGGGCCCGGAGCGATTTTTACCGCGTGCGCCCCGGCATCTGGACCGAGCGCGTCAAAAACGGCCTGGCCAGCCTGGTTACCTACAAAAAACTGGCCGAAAAGGGGCTGCAACTGATGGAAAATGCACCGCCGGAGCGAAGTGAGCGGCTTTTGGAGATGCACCAGATATATAGCTTTTTTGAAGAAGAACTGAAAGGCATGTTTGAGCGACTGGAACAGCGCCGCAAGCGTAGAGGCAAACCCAAACCAAAGCCACGCAGTTGA